DNA from Bradyrhizobium diazoefficiens USDA 110:
GCCCAGATCCCGGTCAAGGCTCCGAATCGGGCCGGTCGCCAAAAAACGCCAAAAAACAAGACAGACGGGTGACAAACGCTCCGGCTTGCCTTATAGCAGCGGCCAAATCCGCAATGGCTGGATAGACGAATTTTGCGCAGCCCCCGTTTGAAAAGGCTGGGCGCGCCGATGGAGATTTACCCATGAACCTGATCAAGCAGCTCGAACAAGAGCAATTCGACAAGCTGTCCGCCGGCAAGGACATTCCGGAATTCGGTCCCGGCGACACCGTGATCGTCAACGTGAAGGTCGTCGAAGGCGACCGCACTCGCGTGCAGGCCTATGAAGGCGTCTGCATCGGCCGTTCCGGCGGTGGCCTCAACGAGAGCTTCACCGTGCGCAAGATTTCGTACGGCGAGGGCGTCGAGCGCGTGTTCCCGGTGATGTCGCCGATGATCGACTCGATCAAGGTCGTGCGCCGCGGCAAGGTGCGTCGCGCCAAGCTCTATTACCTCCGCAACCTTCGCGGCAAGTCGGCCCGCATCGTCGAGAAGCAGGACCGCCAGGCTGCCGTCGGCGAGTAAGCTCCGCCCACCAGGCAAGTTTCGAAGAGCGCGGGGCCGAACGCCCCGCGCTTTTTTGTTGCGTCAGCCGTGCGCGTCAAAGCCCTCGCGCTTCCAAATCTCCCTGCTATATATTCTTGGAATGTTTCCAGATCTGACCAGTCTCGCCCCCGTCAAGCACATCGTCATCGACGATCGCTCGCGGCTGCCTGGCCGGTTCTTCGGACGCTTCGCGACCTCGGCAACCTCAGAGCTTACGCGCGCAGCCTAAAAGCTGCGCCGACGATTTTGTTGCCCGCGCGCCATCCGCGCATATCCGCTGACACAACATTCCCGGAGCTCAAGCTCATGTCCAAGCCGACCACCCTGTACGACAAGATCTGGAACGACCATCTGGTGCACGAAGCCGACGACGGCACCTGCCTGCTCTATATCGACCGCCATCTGGTGCACGAGGTGACCTCGCCGCAGGCGTTCGAAGGCCTGCGCGCGACCGGGCGCAAGGTTCACGCGCCGGAAAAGACACTCGCCGTCGTCGACCACAACGTGCCGACCACCGACCGCACCAAGCCGAATCCGGATCCGGAGAGCATCGAGCAGATCAAGGCGCTGGCCGACAATGCCAGGGAATTCGGCATCGAATATTACAACGAGTTCGACAAGCGCCAGGGCATCGTCCACGTCATCGGCCCCGAGCAGGGCTTCACCCTGCCCGGCACCACCATCGTCTGCGGTGACAGCCACACCTCGACGCATGGCGCGTTCGGCGCGCTCGCGCACGGCATCGGCACCTCCGAGGTCGAGCACGTGCTGGCGACGCAGACGCTGATCCAGAAGAAGGCCAAGAACATGCGCGTCACCGTCGACGGCAAATTGCCTGACGGCGTGACCGGCAAGGACATCATCCTCGCCATCATCGGCGAGATCGGCACCGCGGGCGGCACCGGCTACGTGCTGGAATACGCCGGCGAGGCGATCCGCGCGCTCAGCATGGAAGGCCGCATGACGGTCTGCAACATGTCGATCGAAGGCGGCGCCCGCGCCGGCCTCGTCGCGCCCGACCAGAAAGCCTACGACTTCCTGCGTGACCGCCCCAAGGCGCCGAAGGGCGCGGCCTGGGACGCGGCGATGCGCTATTGGGAGAAGCTGCGCTCCGACGACGGCGCGCATTTCGACCACGAGCTGCGCCTCGACGCTGCAAAGCTGCCGCCGATCGTGACCTGGGGCACCTCGCCGGAGGACGTCATCTCGGTGACCGGCATCGTCCCCGACCCCGACAAGATCGCGGACGAGGCCAAGCGTCTCTCCAAGCACCGCGCCTTGAAGTACATGGGCCTGACGGCGGGGACGAAGATCACCGACATCAAGCTCGATCGCGTCTTCATCGGCTCCTGCACCAACGGCCGCATCGAGGATCTGCGCGCCGCCGCCAAGATCGCGGAAGGCAAGCAGGTCTCCGCCAGCGTCAACGCCATGGTGGTGCCGGGCTCCGGCATCGTGAAGGAGCAGGCCGAGGCCGAGGGTCTGGACAAGATCTTCATCAAGGCCGGCTTCGAATGGCGCGAGCCGGGCTGCTCGATGTGCCTTGCCATGAACCCGGACAAGCTGAAGCCGGAAGAGCGCTGCGCCTCGACCTCGAACCGCAATTTCGAGGGCCGCCAGGGCTTCAAGGGCCGCACGCATCTGGTGTCGCCGGCGATGGCGGCGGCAGCTGCGATCGCGGGTCACTTCGTCGACGTCAGGGAGTGGCGCTAAGCCGCTCCCCGCAATTTGAGCTAAAGCGGCAAACCGCCGTTAATCGCCAGCGCCGACACTGCGTCCTCGCGACGACTTCGCGAGGACACGCCTGATGGCCAACAAGCCTGAATATGTCGATCTGATCAGCGAGGCGACCCGCCAGCACCGGCGGCGCGCGACACCCTTGCGCATCGTCGCCAAGCCGGAGGTCGAGGAGACCTCAAAGCTCAGCCGCTGGCCGCCGGCGATGTTCAAGCAGTGGAAGCTCGAGAACCTGATGCGGTGGAAAGCTTCGTCGTGGAAGCTGAAGGATTGGCTCTGAATCAAAGAGCGCCACTATCCGCAGTCATTCCGGGGCGCCCATAGGGCGAACCCGGAATCTCGAGATTCCGGGTCTGGCGCTGACGCGCCATCCCGGAATGACGGCGCTAACTCACATCACCAATAGCGGTACGGATAGTGCCAGCGATGCCAATGGTGCCAGCGGCAGATGCGGCGCGGGCCGTAATAGGTCCAGATGATCCGGCAGCGGCGCGGATAGTGGTAGTAGGGATAGTAGCCGCCGTAATAATAGCGCCGGTGGAAGTGGCGATAGCCGTAGTGCGGGCGATAGATTCCGTAGCGATGATAGCCGCCATAGTGGTGGATTCCGCCGTAGCGAATGCCGCCGCCGTGAAAGGCCGGCGCGGCACGGAAGCCGCCGCCATGGAAGCCGCCAAAATGTCCTCCGCCACCGCGGAAGCCACCGCCGCTGCCGTGAAAATGTCCGCCACCACCATGTCCCCCGCCGCCGTGGCGAACCTGCGTAACGAGGTCGTCGCTTGCGGCCTTCGCTGCCGGCAACGCCGCCGGATTGATTGGAGTCATCGCCTCGGCGCGGCGCGCCGTCCCGGCCGACAGCATCAGCGTGGCAACGGCCGCCAGCCCGAGCAAGCGTATCGAGCCTGTCCCAACACCCAGAATCCTCAGCATCGAATTCTCCTGAACCTGGACAGCGGCATTGCGGCGCAGCGCCTCGCGCCACCGCTGCTCATTTGGCTGTTCATTCGCGGTCGCTCCCAAGATTAAATTAGGGACAGCGACGTGAACGCGTCATGAATGAACGATGTTGCGGGCAACGCGCCGCGGCGCAGTGCCGCGATGGGAGGAATTCTTGCAATGACTGTCTACGCGATCGCGCAATTGAAGATGACGGACCGCGCGGCCTATGACCGCTACCAGGCGCGGTTCTTCGATGTGTTCAGGAAGTACAGCGGGCGGCTTCTCGCGGCCGACGAACAGCCCCGCGTGCTCGAAGGCACCTGGCCCTATGACAAACTTGTCATGATGTCGTTTCCCGACGAAGCCGCGTTTGTTGCCTTCTCCAACTCAGCCGACTACGAGGACATCTCGCGCGATCGCAAGGCGGGCGCGCAGGCGACCGTGCTGCTGGTGAAGGGATTTGCGCCTGCCGGCTAGCGCGTCACCACCACGGTCCGAAACCGAGCACAAAGGGAGCGGGCACACCGTAGGGATAGGGACGGTAGTAGACAGGCCGCGCGTAGTAGCGCGGATCACGGGACGCAGAGTGCCGCGCAATGTCGTCATGTCGCGCGTGTCGTCGCGCATCAAAAACCGCGATCCCCGCCGAGGCATCCGGCTTCGTCATTCTCTGCACCGCGGAAGCGCAAGGCATGGCGGCGGCGAGCCCAACGATAACGGCCAATGCAATCCATCGCGTCATGACGACCTCCGCGCCCAGCATGCGGGCTTCGTTCTTGCGGTGCACGCGCTGACCAGGCGTTACGACACAAGGATTAGGGCCGGACCCTAGAGCCTTGAGACTGAATAGGCTATGGATGAACGCGCCCCGGACATGAATGCAGAGGGCGCGACAAGTTCCTGAGTCCCGGCGCAACATTTCAGGCGCTGCCAAAACCGGCCGTCAGCGACGAACGTATCTTCTGGTCGAGCGAATGCAGGAGATGGTCATGCCGAATTCCAGCGGATTGCGGATATCTCGCCTCGTGATCGCAGCGAGCCTTGCACTCGGTGCGAGCTCGGCGATTGCCGCGCAGGGACCGGGCGTCGAGGCCGGCGCGGCAAGCCCGCTGACTCAGCTCGTGATGACGATCCTGGTCTATGGCGCGTCCGCAGCTGTCGTCGGCGCCGGCCTGATCGGCGCGCTCCGCGGCAATTGAGGGCGCGTCAGCCTCGGCGCCAGTAGCAGCTCATATGCGGCACGATCACCGTGCCGCTGGGCCGGTATTCCTGCACATAGGTCGCGTTGCACTCGCGGACCGCATCGGGACCGGGATTGTACCGCGGATAGACGCCGTCCGGGCTGTAATAGGGCGTGACACGCAGGCGCGCCGGAGGGCGCCTGCGTGGCGGCGGCGCGTCGGGCGAGACGGCCTGAGCCAGTCGGATTTCAGGGGCGGCCGTCCGCGTCTGAGCATTGGCTCCGCCGCCGACAAAAAAAGTCGAAAACAACCCCATGCACAGTAGAACCAGAACTGCTGTTCCCGCCCGCATCGCACCACCACTGACCTGAGCCAACCCCTTGATGCGCCGTACGCTCCCCGTTTTCGCGCGCGGCGTCAACGCTCCTTCTTGGCCCGATCCTATAAAGCGGGATGCAACGCCGCGGAACCCGCGCTATGAGGGTCTCATGTGGACGGAATTGAAAGCGCCCTCGCTGGCCGAGATGGAAGCGACGGCACACGACATCTTCGAGCGCCTGCCAGCGGAGTTCCGCGGCCTCTGCGAGGGCGTGATCCTGCGCGTCGACGACTTCCCGACCGAGGACGTCATGGACGAGATGGAGTGCGAGAGCGAGTTCGACCTGCTCGGCCTGTTCCAGGGCGTCGGCCTGCCCCAGCAGAGTTTTGGCGATGTGGCGCGGCTGCCCAACATGGTCTGGCTCTACCGCCGGCCGATCCTGGACTACTGGGCCGAGCACGACGAGAGCCTCGGCCATATCGTCCGCCACGTCCTGATCCACGAGATTGGCCATCATTTCGGCCTCTCGGACGACGATATGGCGGCGATCGAGGCCAAAGCAGACTAGATCTGCCGAATTCGGCCTAGGATTCGGCCCCCGATCGCGATAAATACCTGTTCCCCTAGAACCACCCGGGAAAGCGCAACCATGGACAAGTTCACCACGCTGGAAGGCGTCGCGGCGCCGCTGAAGATCATCAATGTCGACACCGACATGATCATTCCGAAGCAGTACCTCAAGACCATCAAGCGTACCGGCCTTGGCAAGGGGCTCTTCTCCGAGCAGCGCTACAAGGACGACGGCAGCGAGAACCCTGATTTCGTCCTCAACCAGCCCGCCTATCGCAACACCAAGGTGCTGGTCGCCGGCGACAATTTCGGCTGCGGCTCGAGCCGCGAGCATGCGCCCTGGGCGCTGCTCGACTTCGGCATCCGCTGCGTGATCTCGACCTCGTTCGGCGACATCTTCTACAACAACTGCTTCAAGAACGGCATTCTGCCGATCCGCGTCTCCCAGGAAGACCTCGACAAGCTGTTCGACGACGCCGAGCGCGGCGCCAACGCGACGCTGACGATCGACCTGCCGAACCAGGAGATCCGCGGCCCTGACGGCGGCAAGGTCAAGTTCGAGATCGACCCGTTCCGCAAGCACTGCCTGATCAACGGCCTCGACGACATCGGTCTCACCATGGAGAAGAAGGCCTCGATCGACACCTACGAGGACAAGCTCAAGCGCGAACGCGCCTGGGCGTGATCTCGATATCCGGTTCAAGCCCCGGTGCTGATTGCGCCGGGGCTTTTTCTTTGCCCTGATTATCCCCTATAGCTTCCGCGCATGCTGCCCGACATCGTCACCTTCTGGCACGGCCCGATGGACGCCCTGCGCCAGACCTGTCTGCGCTCGCAACTTGCGGCCGGCCACAAGGTCACGGTCTACAGTTTCGACACCATTCCCGGCCTGCCGGCAGGCATCGAGAATGCCGAGGCCGAAGCGATCCTCCCGCACGCATTCTCAGAGCGCTTGCGGCCGCCGCAACCCGACGGAAGCTGGCGCGACTGGACCACGCTTCAATTCAGCGACTTCTTCCGCATGAAGCTGATGGCGAAAGGCCTCGGCCTCTGGCTCGACGCCGACGTGCTGCTCCTAAGGCCTGTCGAGATCGATCCGGCAAAGCCCTACTTCGCCTGGGAGCGGCCGCGCCAGCTCGGCAATTCCGTGATCTACCTGCCGCCCGGGCACGGCATCGTTGCCGCTTTCGAGGAGCTGATGGAGCAGGAGGAGCTGACGCCGAACTGGCTGTCGGTGCGCCATCGCATCACCTTCATGATGCGCCGCCTGCGCGGCGGCTCGAACCGCCTCTCCGATATTCGCGTTGCGATCTTCGGGCCCGCGGCGCTGACCGCGCTGGCGCGTCGCACGGGTGAATTGCAGAACGCGCTGCCGAAGCAGTCGTTCTACGCCGTGCATGCCGAGCCAAAATTGTTCTTTGATCCCTCGAGCTATCTCGGCCTCGTCACCAACCCCGAGATCATCGGCCTGCACATTTCGCCCAAGGGGCGCGGTAGCGAAAAACCGATCCCGGGCAGCCTGTATGCCTGGGCGGCGGAGCGGTTCGGCTAGCTGTCGCGCAGGAAGTGCGCTCCCTCTCCCGCTTGCGGGAGAGGGTTGGGGAGAGGGTGTCTCCGCAGGCGAGCCCCCCAAGAGGAGAAAGCCCTCACCCGGCGCTTCGCGCCGACCTCTCCCGCAAGCGGGAGAGGTCGACCACCTCGCAGCCCGCTCTTCCTGTTTGATCCAGCGCAACGCGCTCCTGCATCATTGTGCCTAATCTGGTTCCAATTTCACGACCCCAAGAGGAGCCTCGCATGAGCACCGCAAGCAGGCCTTATCCCATCGTTCAGGATCTCATCGACTCCTTTGCGAGCTGGCTGAAGCATCGCCGCGAGATGAACGAAATGCGGCAGCTCGACCGCGCCGATTTCGACCGGATCGCGAGCGATCTCAGGATCGCGCCTGATGATCTCGAAGAGCTGGTCCGCCATGGCAAGCACGCCGCCGATGAGCTGCCCAAGATGCTGGAGCAGCTCGGCATCAGCGCGGAAGGGCTCGGACGCGCGCAGCCGCTGCTGCTGCGCGACATGGAGCGGGTCTGCTCGCTCTGCGGTCACAAGGGACAGTGCGACCGCGATCTCGCCGACGGCACCGCCGCGGAGAACTACCACGGTTATTGCGGCAATGCCGCGACGCTGGAATCGCTCGACCGCGCCGATCTCGCGCCGCGCTGAGCGGCGCGGATTGCGACGGAAATTATCCGATCAACATCGACAGAACCGTGCGTGCGAGATCAGCTGGCCGCTCCACCAATTGATCTGCGCCGGCCGCCTCCAGCTCATCCCGGTTGCCATAACCCCAGAGCACGCCAAGGCCGCGCATCTTGACCGCGTGAGCGCCGGCGATGTCGTGGTGGCGGTCGCCGATCATGATGCTGTGCGAGGCGGCGATACCGCATTCAGACAGGATATGGGCAAGCAACTCCGGCTTATGATCGAGCTTGCCGCCCGGCACCGAGCCGTGGATGCCGTCGAAATACGCCGCTAAATTCAGGTTCTCCAGGATCCGTCGCGCGAAGACTTCACGCTTCGATGTGGCGAGGTAGATCCTCAATCCGGCTTGCCGCAATTCCTGGAGCGCTCCGCTGATTCCAGGATAGGGCTCGCTTCCGAGCAAGCCGCTTTCACCATAGTGCTGACGATAGGCGACAACGGCTTCGTCGATCCGGTCGTCGCCATATGCCTGCAGCAACGTCCGCAAGATGTCTTCGAGTGGTGGCCCGATCGCTATATCGGGCGCCTTACCGGGATCATGCCCGAGCACACGCAATGCTGCCGAGCAGCTTGCTGCAATGCCCGGCTGCGAATCGACCAGCGTACCGTCGAGATCCAGAAAGACGGAACGGGCCGGGGACACACCTCA
Protein-coding regions in this window:
- the leuD gene encoding 3-isopropylmalate dehydratase small subunit, whose protein sequence is MDKFTTLEGVAAPLKIINVDTDMIIPKQYLKTIKRTGLGKGLFSEQRYKDDGSENPDFVLNQPAYRNTKVLVAGDNFGCGSSREHAPWALLDFGIRCVISTSFGDIFYNNCFKNGILPIRVSQEDLDKLFDDAERGANATLTIDLPNQEIRGPDGGKVKFEIDPFRKHCLINGLDDIGLTMEKKASIDTYEDKLKRERAWA
- the rplS gene encoding 50S ribosomal protein L19; the encoded protein is MNLIKQLEQEQFDKLSAGKDIPEFGPGDTVIVNVKVVEGDRTRVQAYEGVCIGRSGGGLNESFTVRKISYGEGVERVFPVMSPMIDSIKVVRRGKVRRAKLYYLRNLRGKSARIVEKQDRQAAVGE
- a CDS encoding metallopeptidase family protein, whose protein sequence is MWTELKAPSLAEMEATAHDIFERLPAEFRGLCEGVILRVDDFPTEDVMDEMECESEFDLLGLFQGVGLPQQSFGDVARLPNMVWLYRRPILDYWAEHDESLGHIVRHVLIHEIGHHFGLSDDDMAAIEAKAD
- a CDS encoding DUF1330 domain-containing protein; the encoded protein is MTVYAIAQLKMTDRAAYDRYQARFFDVFRKYSGRLLAADEQPRVLEGTWPYDKLVMMSFPDEAAFVAFSNSADYEDISRDRKAGAQATVLLVKGFAPAG
- the leuC gene encoding 3-isopropylmalate dehydratase large subunit, which gives rise to MSKPTTLYDKIWNDHLVHEADDGTCLLYIDRHLVHEVTSPQAFEGLRATGRKVHAPEKTLAVVDHNVPTTDRTKPNPDPESIEQIKALADNAREFGIEYYNEFDKRQGIVHVIGPEQGFTLPGTTIVCGDSHTSTHGAFGALAHGIGTSEVEHVLATQTLIQKKAKNMRVTVDGKLPDGVTGKDIILAIIGEIGTAGGTGYVLEYAGEAIRALSMEGRMTVCNMSIEGGARAGLVAPDQKAYDFLRDRPKAPKGAAWDAAMRYWEKLRSDDGAHFDHELRLDAAKLPPIVTWGTSPEDVISVTGIVPDPDKIADEAKRLSKHRALKYMGLTAGTKITDIKLDRVFIGSCTNGRIEDLRAAAKIAEGKQVSASVNAMVVPGSGIVKEQAEAEGLDKIFIKAGFEWREPGCSMCLAMNPDKLKPEERCASTSNRNFEGRQGFKGRTHLVSPAMAAAAAIAGHFVDVREWR
- a CDS encoding HAD family hydrolase, with the protein product MSPARSVFLDLDGTLVDSQPGIAASCSAALRVLGHDPGKAPDIAIGPPLEDILRTLLQAYGDDRIDEAVVAYRQHYGESGLLGSEPYPGISGALQELRQAGLRIYLATSKREVFARRILENLNLAAYFDGIHGSVPGGKLDHKPELLAHILSECGIAASHSIMIGDRHHDIAGAHAVKMRGLGVLWGYGNRDELEAAGADQLVERPADLARTVLSMLIG